The genomic stretch GAGATGTTAGCCTGTTACACATGATCATGATTAcctagtatatattattaaatattgacTACGAGTTTCTCCCGTcaggtaaaaaataaataaaagaaattattaatcaaatttgatcaattacattttatttatacatcAAAAGCAATGAGTTAGCAACTACATACTCCAACTAGGGAAAGTCTTGAAAACTATTATATTGGATCttcttaataaataatatttgttgatatgaaacaattaatattattagaaatttaaACTTGTAGTTTGAGAGTTATGAGAACGTATTTTAATAATTGTGATTTTTATGTTAaggaaattattattcaaagtaTAGATGGAATACCTTATATCTACTTTTGATTTAGTATAAATTTTACAAAGttaaataataagaatttttaatcaaatcaaatttcactttaagtaaaaaataaaaaataaattttaatttgactaaAATTGATGGAAGTAAATGGTTCAAAGTATAAAAAGGAATCAAGGTAAGGGGGGAGGGCCCTACAAAATATATTGTGCGACTTTTCTAGGGGCCTACGTTTGTACAGCGGTTGGCAAAGTACTGGAACATAGCTgacttctttttcttattttcctaCCTTGTAAACCTAACTTTGAAGCTTTTCAAGTATGGAAAACGTTATCCACAAATCATACCCGAAAGATCATAAATCAATACCTATTTTCACAGGGAACTCAAATTCATAACCTCTATATAGGAGGGTCGATTTGTGCCACTAAATCATAAGATCATTGACATTATAAAAGAACTAATACTTTACTAGAATGTGCGAATTAATCTCATCCGTTCATTTAAACTGATCAAGTGttgaaatttaaagaaaaattagaatGACATTTATGTAAATACACTAAACATTTATAAATGCTTGACAATGCATTCATGGATAACCAACTATAAATGCACTCATGGTCTATAATAGTACATTttgtatatgtataattaattatccaTAGATACACTATTATGCACTTGTAAATGTATCATTGTAATTACAGAATTCCAATCGTAATTTCTCCCCTTTTGTATATCTATAGATATACTACATAGACCATAGTACATATGTATGTGCATGAgggataaataaaataaaaaataaaaatttagtacTTGTAAACACTATATAGAATATCAATGTGTGTACTTGGTTTTGATTAAAAATCATCGAGTGATTAGCAATGATGAAGATAAAATATTCAATACTTTATAGGTTCTTTAACAGCTGCAATGGCGAGTGATAATCATGGCTTAATTGTGATTGGATATGGAGAAATAAAGCAGGTGAAATGCATATCATTCCGGTGGTGAAATGACGCTTTATCAACACACGTGCTATGAATCACTTCACACTGTTCACTTCATCGTCATCCTCATGGAGCAATGTCTCACTTCTCTCCCTCCATTGctgcgcaatatatatatatatatatatatatatatatatatatatatatatgagctcAACAGTGTCGTGTAAGAAAAGTTGAATGTATCAATCAATTCATTCTGAcgccttgaaattgaaattcttctctcttttctttctttgtcTTTCAGCCAGCGGCTCTCCGTTCGAGGCAATCTCGATATTTTGCTTATTTTAAGGTTCCCCTTGCTGGGAAACAGAAGCTCTGATCCTCTGGAAAAATGGGTGAACAGCTCTTGGCTCCTGGAGCTTCTGACAGGGCAGTTGAACAGGTCTCTTGGTTTtacataatgtttttttttttttttttttttttttaaatttatcgtttcctcaacttttttttgacaaatactGGGTGAAAAGATGGCATGTTTGGTCATGAATCCTACGTGAGAAATTTGTGTGAGTAAAGCATTCTTAGTGTTTGTAAGAATGTTGATGAGAAGAAATCAGGGGTGTTCTTGCTTTTAAGTTTTTGGTTACAAATGAGTGAGGCACTGTCTTTAGTATTCTGGTGTTTTGATTCTTGTGGgctgttattaatatttgatttctgTATAGGTTGTCTACCTGTAACTGTAAGCATCATCAACCTTAAACTATGTATGGTTTTATCATTTTGGGTGCAGGCAATTGTTGCATTAAAAAAGGGTGCTCATCTTTTGAAGTATAGCAGGATGGGGAAGCCCAAGTTCTGTCCTTTCAGGTTATCCCAGGTAAAGGATTTCAAGGATGACTCTTTATTGGCGGGGCAACCCCAATCAAGTTAGTCAGTTTATTTACAAGATCGACCTCCAACTGGAGGGTCTATTTGCCTCGACTCCTAACTGGAGTGGTCTATTGGCATTATTAGTTTGAGCCAGTCAGTTACGAGTAATCTGagctggtttacctctttgtggtcGTTTGTCAACTCAGGTCACAAAGGCGGGatttatataatacacacattttGTGTAGATTGCTCTATTGTTTATTGTTGATTGAATGAAGTTTTTGATGTATTGTCATCTTAGAAATTCATCTTTGACATAAATGCACTGCTGGGTTTCAGGATGAGAAATTTTTGATTTGGTACTCAGGTGAAAAGGAAAAACATCTGAGGTTGAGTTCTGTCACCAATATAATTCATGGCCAACAAACTGTTAAGTATTGAATCTTCCCTGCTTCTTTATCTACAAGAGCCACTATAAACAAGTCTGCAGCTCAAACAAATTTGaatcttatatatttaataaatgttAATCTTCAGAAACAACTTCAGCCTGAAAGAGAAAGTCAGTGCATTTCACTGGTCTACGCGAATGGCGAGCAATACTTTGATCTGGTAAAATGTTCAACCAGTCCCACGCTCATTTTCTGTTCTGCATACGTATATTTATGCGTGTTTATGTACACAGATATGCAAGGACAAAATGCAGGCCGAGTCTTGGTTTCTAGGCTTGAGAGCTGTAATATCGAGGAGTCGCCAGAATAGGTTGTTGGGCACTGGGAAACACCGAAGAGGAGCTCAAAGTTGCATTAATAGTCCGGCTAGCTATATACGGAGGAGACAGATTCTAGGCCTTCCTGAGGAGATGGCCAGATCAAATCAGGTAATTAGCTGTTTGTTTCCTCGTTTTCTTATAGTCTAGTTTCTGAggaacgtgtatatatatatatatatatatatatatatatatatatatatatatatatatatatattttttccacgAAATGAGATCCTGTTTGATTTAAACATGCTTCTTGATCCTGTTTAATGTCCTGAGGATATGCGAAAATTTATTGAAGGTTCGCAGCTTAGCGAGAAGTCCTGATCAGTCATTTTCAGGGAGGGGCTATTCTGATGGCTTGTCTTGTTCTTCTGACAGCATCTTTTCGAAAATAAGTGTATCAGATATGCAAAGTGCCCCGGATGGGATAAACCCAAGTTCTCCATATTCTGAAGCGGATGATATAAACCAGAGAGCAGCAGATTTTTTTCAGGACGAAATCCAGTCTGATATACTTGCTGTGTATGCAGCATCTGTTAATGAGCCCGCGCAAACAGGACATGTCCTGAGAGATGTTTATGTTTGGGGAGAAGGAATAGGAGGGTTCTTGGGGGGAGGGGGAGAAAAGCTAGATTCCTCGTTACCCAAAGTCCTCGACTCAACTGTCATGCTCGATGTCCAAACGTTATCCCTTGGTAGGAACCACGCCTCGTTAGTCACCAAACAGGGCGAGGTGTTTTGCTGGGGTGAAGGGAAGAAAGGAAGGCTCGGGCATAAAGTTGACATGGATGTCTCCCACCCGAAACTCGTGGAGACCCTTAGTGGGGTTAGCGTGAAGTCTGTCGCTTGTGGTGAATACCAAACGTACGCTGTGACACCTTCTGGCGAGCTCTACACTTGGGGTGACAGTTCTTTCAGTGAAGACTGGAAGAGAAGAAGCCATTGGCTGCCACAGAGAGTGTCTGGTTCATTAGATGGTGTGCCCGTTTCATCTGTTGCCTGTGGGGAATGGCACACAGCAATCATCTCGACATCCGGGGAACTATTTACCTATGGCGAAGGAAATTTTGGCGCCCTCGGTCATGGCAACACCAAAAGCCTTCCTCACCCTAAACACGTCGAATCTCTTAAGGACTTATGGGTGAAGTCTGTCGCCTGTGGACCGTGGCATACTGCTGCAATTGTTGATATCATGGTGGATCGTTATAAACTCAACAATCCCGGTGGGAAGTTGTTTACCTGGGGAGATGGTGATAAAGGTAAACTAGGCCATTCTGATCAAGACAAGAAGCTTTTACCCACATGTGTCACAAAACTAGTGGGGCAAGATTTCATTCAAGTGTCCTGTGGGAGAACTCTAACTGTAGGGCTATCTATCATTGGAAAAGTTTATACAATGGGAAGTGCAGTGTATGGGCAACTAGGTAACCCACAAGCCGAGGATAAACCAATAACCGTAGTGCAAGGGAAACTTAAAGACGAGTTTGCTAGAGAGATCTGTGCAGGATCTTACCATGTTGCTGTCCTGACAACAAATGGAAATGTTTACACATGGGGAAGAGGGGCAAATGGACAGTTAGGGTTAGGTGACACGAAAGATCGAAATTCTCCAACCTTAGTCGATGGTCTACGAGACAGACAGGTTGAGCATATCACGTGTGGGCCGAGTTCTACAGCAGCAATTTGTCTGCACAAGTCTGTATCTAGTACTGATCAAGCTTCTTGCAGAGGATGCAGTATGGCTTTCGGGATTACGAGGAAGAAGCATAACTGTTATAACTGTGGTCTCTTGTTCTGTCGAATCTGTTGCAGCAAAAAAAGCCCGAATGCATCTCTTGCGCCCAATAAAAACAAACCTTTTCGAGTGTGTGATACCTGTTTCAGCCAGCTTCAGAGGACAACAGCTCAGGTAGGCAGACCGCCCGAGCTTGAAACGTGTACCCCACGGCCATTTTTCATCACGACAAAGGCTCTGGTGGAGAAGGAAGAACGGGAACAAGCACAGTCCACGACAGCTCGAGTGACATCCAGAAGAAAATGTTCTAACATGAGTGATTTCTCCTATGATGGGAAGACCTTGAACAACCAAGTGGAAATAAAACAGTGCTTAGATCTGACCTCTTCTGTGGACAGTTTGCCAAGATGGGGGCAGGTTCCTTGTCCCGAAAGTTTTAAGAGACATTTAAGAGAACACACCGAATTTCAGACTTCCTCAGCGAGGGACCAATTCACTTCCATTTCCCCGGTTCGTTTGTTGCAGTACCCGAAGGAACCAAAAGTTATTCCATGCTCTGCTTCAGTGCAGCAAGACTTCTCAGAATCAGATAAGTTGCTTCTCGAAGAGGTTCAGAAGCTAAGAGCTCAGGTAATCTCATCTCCTATTCTCGACATTACTgaaaatcataatcataatcatatctGTGTAGAATGAGATTATTACACTCAAGACCAATTTATACTGCATAACTACATTCACACAAGTAATCTCAAGTATAAGGCAGCACAGGATCTTCTAAATTCTTCCATTTATTACTTTCATAGATACATTTGTCAATTTTCAGTGAACAGATTctataaatattaccatagttaaCAAAATGATTTAAGCTAGTGAAGTGAAATGGAAAAGTGTTGTTCGTTTTCTTCATTATTCATTGCTTTTTTATATAGGTTGAGGGCCTTAAGAAGCTATGCCAttcaagaaaagagaaaattcaagAACGTAAACAGAAAATCAAGGAGATTTGGTCGCTAGCAATAGAGCAAGAAGCCAACTGTGAAGCAGCAAAGGAAGATATAAGAGTTTTGACATCAAGGGTAATTTTTTCGGGGGATTAGAATGTGTTAATGCTAAATTAGGTAGCAGTCTTTGATGTACCTTCTGTATGTTGCAGCTTCAAGCTATGTCGGAAGATGTTTCTGCTGGGACAGGAACTAAAGATCAATCTAGTGAAAGTTCGCCTCAGATTACTTCTCCATATACAGGAAACACAGATATGAATCCCGAGCAATCAAATCTTCTTCTTGCTACTTGCACGCCTATAGAAGTTTTGCAACCAGAAGAACGGAAAACTGACAGTCTGTGTAGTTCTCCCATTGTATTCTCCAGTACTTCAAGATTCTTGCGTAAAAAGGACAGCCATGGCCAGTCGCGATCAGCAGAGGAATCATGCCCGGTGGAAGGAGACTCGGGACAAGCAGGATCGGTTGCTTCAGGGCTTGAATGGGTGGAACAGTTTCAACCTGGTGTCTACATTACACTCAAAACTTTGCCTGGTGGGCGAAAGAATCTCAAGCGAGTTCGTTTCAGGTAAATTTCCTATCACTactgttatggaatatatatttaatatatggaatCTCTATAGATTAGGCAATCTTAGGAATTTAAGTAGGTAGGAATATGAAAACTTGTCTAGTACCTATTTATAGGGctttgtattttcttttctatATGACAGTATAAGAAAGCATATTCAGAAATCCTCTCTTT from Ipomoea triloba cultivar NCNSP0323 chromosome 12, ASM357664v1 encodes the following:
- the LOC115999839 gene encoding PH, RCC1 and FYVE domains-containing protein 1-like isoform X1, with the protein product MGEQLLAPGASDRAVEQAIVALKKGAHLLKYSRMGKPKFCPFRLSQDEKFLIWYSGEKEKHLRLSSVTNIIHGQQTKQLQPERESQCISLVYANGEQYFDLICKDKMQAESWFLGLRAVISRSRQNRLLGTGKHRRGAQSCINSPASYIRRRQILGLPEEMARSNQVRSLARSPDQSFSGRGYSDGLSCSSDSIFSKISVSDMQSAPDGINPSSPYSEADDINQRAADFFQDEIQSDILAVYAASVNEPAQTGHVLRDVYVWGEGIGGFLGGGGEKLDSSLPKVLDSTVMLDVQTLSLGRNHASLVTKQGEVFCWGEGKKGRLGHKVDMDVSHPKLVETLSGVSVKSVACGEYQTYAVTPSGELYTWGDSSFSEDWKRRSHWLPQRVSGSLDGVPVSSVACGEWHTAIISTSGELFTYGEGNFGALGHGNTKSLPHPKHVESLKDLWVKSVACGPWHTAAIVDIMVDRYKLNNPGGKLFTWGDGDKGKLGHSDQDKKLLPTCVTKLVGQDFIQVSCGRTLTVGLSIIGKVYTMGSAVYGQLGNPQAEDKPITVVQGKLKDEFAREICAGSYHVAVLTTNGNVYTWGRGANGQLGLGDTKDRNSPTLVDGLRDRQVEHITCGPSSTAAICLHKSVSSTDQASCRGCSMAFGITRKKHNCYNCGLLFCRICCSKKSPNASLAPNKNKPFRVCDTCFSQLQRTTAQVGRPPELETCTPRPFFITTKALVEKEEREQAQSTTARVTSRRKCSNMSDFSYDGKTLNNQVEIKQCLDLTSSVDSLPRWGQVPCPESFKRHLREHTEFQTSSARDQFTSISPVRLLQYPKEPKVIPCSASVQQDFSESDKLLLEEVQKLRAQVEGLKKLCHSRKEKIQERKQKIKEIWSLAIEQEANCEAAKEDIRVLTSRLQAMSEDVSAGTGTKDQSSESSPQITSPYTGNTDMNPEQSNLLLATCTPIEVLQPEERKTDSLCSSPIVFSSTSRFLRKKDSHGQSRSAEESCPVEGDSGQAGSVASGLEWVEQFQPGVYITLKTLPGGRKNLKRVRFSRKRFTEKEAEKWWSENQMFVCQRYNIDINSDIS
- the LOC115999839 gene encoding PH, RCC1 and FYVE domains-containing protein 1-like isoform X2, producing the protein MQAESWFLGLRAVISRSRQNRLLGTGKHRRGAQSCINSPASYIRRRQILGLPEEMARSNQVRSLARSPDQSFSGRGYSDGLSCSSDSIFSKISVSDMQSAPDGINPSSPYSEADDINQRAADFFQDEIQSDILAVYAASVNEPAQTGHVLRDVYVWGEGIGGFLGGGGEKLDSSLPKVLDSTVMLDVQTLSLGRNHASLVTKQGEVFCWGEGKKGRLGHKVDMDVSHPKLVETLSGVSVKSVACGEYQTYAVTPSGELYTWGDSSFSEDWKRRSHWLPQRVSGSLDGVPVSSVACGEWHTAIISTSGELFTYGEGNFGALGHGNTKSLPHPKHVESLKDLWVKSVACGPWHTAAIVDIMVDRYKLNNPGGKLFTWGDGDKGKLGHSDQDKKLLPTCVTKLVGQDFIQVSCGRTLTVGLSIIGKVYTMGSAVYGQLGNPQAEDKPITVVQGKLKDEFAREICAGSYHVAVLTTNGNVYTWGRGANGQLGLGDTKDRNSPTLVDGLRDRQVEHITCGPSSTAAICLHKSVSSTDQASCRGCSMAFGITRKKHNCYNCGLLFCRICCSKKSPNASLAPNKNKPFRVCDTCFSQLQRTTAQVGRPPELETCTPRPFFITTKALVEKEEREQAQSTTARVTSRRKCSNMSDFSYDGKTLNNQVEIKQCLDLTSSVDSLPRWGQVPCPESFKRHLREHTEFQTSSARDQFTSISPVRLLQYPKEPKVIPCSASVQQDFSESDKLLLEEVQKLRAQVEGLKKLCHSRKEKIQERKQKIKEIWSLAIEQEANCEAAKEDIRVLTSRLQAMSEDVSAGTGTKDQSSESSPQITSPYTGNTDMNPEQSNLLLATCTPIEVLQPEERKTDSLCSSPIVFSSTSRFLRKKDSHGQSRSAEESCPVEGDSGQAGSVASGLEWVEQFQPGVYITLKTLPGGRKNLKRVRFSRKRFTEKEAEKWWSENQMFVCQRYNIDINSDIS
- the LOC115999839 gene encoding PH, RCC1 and FYVE domains-containing protein 1-like isoform X3, with amino-acid sequence MQSAPDGINPSSPYSEADDINQRAADFFQDEIQSDILAVYAASVNEPAQTGHVLRDVYVWGEGIGGFLGGGGEKLDSSLPKVLDSTVMLDVQTLSLGRNHASLVTKQGEVFCWGEGKKGRLGHKVDMDVSHPKLVETLSGVSVKSVACGEYQTYAVTPSGELYTWGDSSFSEDWKRRSHWLPQRVSGSLDGVPVSSVACGEWHTAIISTSGELFTYGEGNFGALGHGNTKSLPHPKHVESLKDLWVKSVACGPWHTAAIVDIMVDRYKLNNPGGKLFTWGDGDKGKLGHSDQDKKLLPTCVTKLVGQDFIQVSCGRTLTVGLSIIGKVYTMGSAVYGQLGNPQAEDKPITVVQGKLKDEFAREICAGSYHVAVLTTNGNVYTWGRGANGQLGLGDTKDRNSPTLVDGLRDRQVEHITCGPSSTAAICLHKSVSSTDQASCRGCSMAFGITRKKHNCYNCGLLFCRICCSKKSPNASLAPNKNKPFRVCDTCFSQLQRTTAQVGRPPELETCTPRPFFITTKALVEKEEREQAQSTTARVTSRRKCSNMSDFSYDGKTLNNQVEIKQCLDLTSSVDSLPRWGQVPCPESFKRHLREHTEFQTSSARDQFTSISPVRLLQYPKEPKVIPCSASVQQDFSESDKLLLEEVQKLRAQVEGLKKLCHSRKEKIQERKQKIKEIWSLAIEQEANCEAAKEDIRVLTSRLQAMSEDVSAGTGTKDQSSESSPQITSPYTGNTDMNPEQSNLLLATCTPIEVLQPEERKTDSLCSSPIVFSSTSRFLRKKDSHGQSRSAEESCPVEGDSGQAGSVASGLEWVEQFQPGVYITLKTLPGGRKNLKRVRFSRKRFTEKEAEKWWSENQMFVCQRYNIDINSDIS